A window from Hemicordylus capensis ecotype Gifberg chromosome 2, rHemCap1.1.pri, whole genome shotgun sequence encodes these proteins:
- the IP6K1 gene encoding inositol hexakisphosphate kinase 1 isoform X1, translated as MCVCQTMEVGKHGKNASHTGGRGVLLEPFIHQVGGHSSMMRYDDHTVCKPLITREQRFYESLPPEMKEFTPEYKGVVSVCFEGDSDGYINLVAYPYVESEALEQDDVPERDQPRRKHSRRSLNRSGSGSEQHKEEKAGLACESSESIQDLRSLKSSIHSDVPFQMLDGNSSVSSEKITFNPWSLRCHKQQLSLMRSESKERKLYKFLLLENVVHHFKFPCVLDLKMGTRQHGDDASEEKAARQMKKCAQSTSATLGVRVCGMQVYQLDTGHYLCRNKYYGRGLSIEGFRNALYQYLHNGVELRKDLFEPILGKLRSLKGVLERQASYRFYSSSLLIIYDGKESRSETHLECRAEMRLKQVDNSLPESRQDACSTEPLPVQPKVDVRMIDFAHSTFKGFRDDPTVHDGPDMGYVFGLESLINIVEQMQDENQ; from the exons ATGTGTGTTTGTCAAACCATGGAGGTGGGGAAGCATGGCAAGAACGCATCCCACACAGGAGGCCGAGGGGTCCTGCTGGAGCCTTTCATCCATCAGGTGGGCGGCCACAGCAGCATGATGCGCTACGATGACCACACTGTCTGCAAGCCACTCATCACCAGAGAACAGCGCTTCTATGAGTCCTTGCCTCCAGAAATGAAGGAATTCACACCGGAGTACAAAG GTGTGGTGTCTGTCTGCTTTGAGGGAGACAGTGATGGCTACATTAACCTAGTAGCCTACCCCTATGTGGAGAGTGAAGCCTTGGAGCAAGATGATGTGCCAGAGAGGGACCAGCCACGTCGCAAACATTCTCGCAGGAGCCTCAACAGGTCAGGCAGTGGCAGCGAACAGCACAAAGAGGAGAAAGCAGGGCTGGCTTGTGAGAGCTCAGAAAG CATCCAGGACTTGAGGAGCCTCAAGAGCTCCATCCATTCAGATGTTCCATTTCAGATGTTAGATGGTAATAGTAGTGTGAGTTCCGAAAAGATAACCTTTAATCCATGGAGTCTACGTTGTCACAAGCAACAGCTGAGCCTCATGCGCTCGGAGTCCAAGGAACGAAAGCTCTACA AATTCCTTTTGCTGGAGAATGTAGTACACCATTTCAAATTTCCCTGTGTGCTTGACTTGAAAATGGGGACCAGACAACATGGAGATGATGCATCTGAGGAGAAGGCTGCTCGACAAATGAAGAAGTGTGCACAGAGTACCTCAGCCACACTAGGTGTTCGAGTTTGTGGAATGCAG GTATATCAGCTGGATACAGGGCATTATTTGTGCAGAAATAAATACTATGGCAGAGGTCTTTCAATTGAGGGCTTTCGTAATGCTCTCTATCAGTATCTGCACAATGGTGTTGAGCTGCGAAAGGACCTCTTCGAGCCCATCCTTGGTAAACTTCGAAGCCTAAAGGGCGTACTGGAGAGGCAGGCCTCCTACCGTTTCTACTCCAGCTCCTTGCTCATCATCTATGATGGGAAGGAATCCCGGTCTGAGACACACCTGGAGTGCAGAGCAGAGATGCGCTTGAAACAAGTGGACAACTCTCTTCCAGAGAGCCGACAGGATGCCTGCAGCACAGAACCCCTTCCTGTTCAACCTAAGGTGGACGTTCGTATGATTGACTTTGCACACAGCACATTCAAAGGCTTTCGAGATGATCCCACCGTACATGATGGCCCTGACATGGGCTATGTGTTTGGACTAGAGAGCCTTATCAACATCGTTGAACAGATGCAGGATGAGAACCAGTAG
- the IP6K1 gene encoding inositol hexakisphosphate kinase 1 isoform X2, producing MGRGEQLMQEFLDASGVVSVCFEGDSDGYINLVAYPYVESEALEQDDVPERDQPRRKHSRRSLNRSGSGSEQHKEEKAGLACESSESIQDLRSLKSSIHSDVPFQMLDGNSSVSSEKITFNPWSLRCHKQQLSLMRSESKERKLYKFLLLENVVHHFKFPCVLDLKMGTRQHGDDASEEKAARQMKKCAQSTSATLGVRVCGMQVYQLDTGHYLCRNKYYGRGLSIEGFRNALYQYLHNGVELRKDLFEPILGKLRSLKGVLERQASYRFYSSSLLIIYDGKESRSETHLECRAEMRLKQVDNSLPESRQDACSTEPLPVQPKVDVRMIDFAHSTFKGFRDDPTVHDGPDMGYVFGLESLINIVEQMQDENQ from the exons GTGTGGTGTCTGTCTGCTTTGAGGGAGACAGTGATGGCTACATTAACCTAGTAGCCTACCCCTATGTGGAGAGTGAAGCCTTGGAGCAAGATGATGTGCCAGAGAGGGACCAGCCACGTCGCAAACATTCTCGCAGGAGCCTCAACAGGTCAGGCAGTGGCAGCGAACAGCACAAAGAGGAGAAAGCAGGGCTGGCTTGTGAGAGCTCAGAAAG CATCCAGGACTTGAGGAGCCTCAAGAGCTCCATCCATTCAGATGTTCCATTTCAGATGTTAGATGGTAATAGTAGTGTGAGTTCCGAAAAGATAACCTTTAATCCATGGAGTCTACGTTGTCACAAGCAACAGCTGAGCCTCATGCGCTCGGAGTCCAAGGAACGAAAGCTCTACA AATTCCTTTTGCTGGAGAATGTAGTACACCATTTCAAATTTCCCTGTGTGCTTGACTTGAAAATGGGGACCAGACAACATGGAGATGATGCATCTGAGGAGAAGGCTGCTCGACAAATGAAGAAGTGTGCACAGAGTACCTCAGCCACACTAGGTGTTCGAGTTTGTGGAATGCAG GTATATCAGCTGGATACAGGGCATTATTTGTGCAGAAATAAATACTATGGCAGAGGTCTTTCAATTGAGGGCTTTCGTAATGCTCTCTATCAGTATCTGCACAATGGTGTTGAGCTGCGAAAGGACCTCTTCGAGCCCATCCTTGGTAAACTTCGAAGCCTAAAGGGCGTACTGGAGAGGCAGGCCTCCTACCGTTTCTACTCCAGCTCCTTGCTCATCATCTATGATGGGAAGGAATCCCGGTCTGAGACACACCTGGAGTGCAGAGCAGAGATGCGCTTGAAACAAGTGGACAACTCTCTTCCAGAGAGCCGACAGGATGCCTGCAGCACAGAACCCCTTCCTGTTCAACCTAAGGTGGACGTTCGTATGATTGACTTTGCACACAGCACATTCAAAGGCTTTCGAGATGATCCCACCGTACATGATGGCCCTGACATGGGCTATGTGTTTGGACTAGAGAGCCTTATCAACATCGTTGAACAGATGCAGGATGAGAACCAGTAG
- the IP6K1 gene encoding inositol hexakisphosphate kinase 1 isoform X3 gives MLDGNSSVSSEKITFNPWSLRCHKQQLSLMRSESKERKLYKFLLLENVVHHFKFPCVLDLKMGTRQHGDDASEEKAARQMKKCAQSTSATLGVRVCGMQVYQLDTGHYLCRNKYYGRGLSIEGFRNALYQYLHNGVELRKDLFEPILGKLRSLKGVLERQASYRFYSSSLLIIYDGKESRSETHLECRAEMRLKQVDNSLPESRQDACSTEPLPVQPKVDVRMIDFAHSTFKGFRDDPTVHDGPDMGYVFGLESLINIVEQMQDENQ, from the exons ATGTTAGATGGTAATAGTAGTGTGAGTTCCGAAAAGATAACCTTTAATCCATGGAGTCTACGTTGTCACAAGCAACAGCTGAGCCTCATGCGCTCGGAGTCCAAGGAACGAAAGCTCTACA AATTCCTTTTGCTGGAGAATGTAGTACACCATTTCAAATTTCCCTGTGTGCTTGACTTGAAAATGGGGACCAGACAACATGGAGATGATGCATCTGAGGAGAAGGCTGCTCGACAAATGAAGAAGTGTGCACAGAGTACCTCAGCCACACTAGGTGTTCGAGTTTGTGGAATGCAG GTATATCAGCTGGATACAGGGCATTATTTGTGCAGAAATAAATACTATGGCAGAGGTCTTTCAATTGAGGGCTTTCGTAATGCTCTCTATCAGTATCTGCACAATGGTGTTGAGCTGCGAAAGGACCTCTTCGAGCCCATCCTTGGTAAACTTCGAAGCCTAAAGGGCGTACTGGAGAGGCAGGCCTCCTACCGTTTCTACTCCAGCTCCTTGCTCATCATCTATGATGGGAAGGAATCCCGGTCTGAGACACACCTGGAGTGCAGAGCAGAGATGCGCTTGAAACAAGTGGACAACTCTCTTCCAGAGAGCCGACAGGATGCCTGCAGCACAGAACCCCTTCCTGTTCAACCTAAGGTGGACGTTCGTATGATTGACTTTGCACACAGCACATTCAAAGGCTTTCGAGATGATCCCACCGTACATGATGGCCCTGACATGGGCTATGTGTTTGGACTAGAGAGCCTTATCAACATCGTTGAACAGATGCAGGATGAGAACCAGTAG